Proteins co-encoded in one Oreochromis aureus strain Israel breed Guangdong linkage group 3, ZZ_aureus, whole genome shotgun sequence genomic window:
- the alox12 gene encoding arachidonate 12-lipoxygenase, 12S-type, which translates to MEVYTVTVATGTSEYSGTNNYIYLTLVGEKGESERTQLDNPGLDFCRGAVDQYKVMSPSPLGSVLLVRLEKQRYWVEDNWFCRYVAVEPPDGGKVLTFPCYRWFVGNVKMEIREGTAKTLTGDSALQLLEHRKTELQERQKTYRWVTWAPGIPRCIDAKTEADLPQDARFDNEKRSDFEHSLHYALLELSLKKLTIRFGKSWDDLEDFKRIFWKLKSPIAEYCMKHWKEDWFFGYQCLNGSNPRMIQRCKKLPENFPVTADMVQSSMADRTNLDKELKAGNIYLLDYAIMDGIPSNTIKGNPQYIAAPICLLYQHPDEGLIPIAIQLEQTPGRDTPIFLPKDPPLAWLLAKMWVRHSEFQVFQLLSHLLRTHLVVEVFCVATLRQLPAVHPIYKLLAPHQRYTLEINCRGRTQLISANGIFKRVVSTGGDGLLILAQREYKVLTYRSIQPLYDFRDRGVSQLPNYFYKDHSLMLWEAIHSFVSSMVSLYYQSDHDVQEDLELQAWIRDIVEEGFTELPKFGLPSKLSSTEELCTLLAVAIFTSTAQHAATNNGQFDWCAWVPNTPCTMRQPPPTDKDAVTMDMIMATLPDVSQSCVQMAITWHLGRAQPDAIPLGQYTEDHFTEPKALEVIDRFRMELKEIEKHILTENEGLELQYLFLLPSRIENSITI; encoded by the exons ATGGAAGTCTACACGGTTACAGTAGCAACTGGTACTTCAGAGTATTCAGGCACCAACAACTACATTTATCTGACTCTTGTGGGGGAGAAAGGGGAGAGCGAGCGCACTCAACTGGACAACCCTGGACTGGATTTCTGTCGAGGAGCA GTTGACCAGTACAAGGTGATGAGTCCTTCACCTTTAGGCTCGGTGCTACTGGTCAGACTAGAGAAACAAAGATACTGGGTGGAAGATAACTGGTTTTGTCGATATGTCGCTGTAGAGCCTCCAGATGGAGGTAAAGTGCTGACTTTCCCTTGTTACCGATGGTTTGTAGGCAATGTCAAGATGGAGATACGAGAAGGAACAG CAAAGACGCTGACAGGTGACTCCGCACTGCAGCTGCTGGAACACAGGaaaacagagctgcaggagAGACAGAAGACTTACAG ATGGGTAACGTGGGCTCCAGGGATTCCCAGATGTATTGATGCCAAAACAGAAGCAGATTTACCCCAAGACGCCCGCTTTGACAACGAGAAGAGGAGTGACTTCGAACATTCATTACATTACGC TTTGTTAGAGTTATCTCTGAAGAAGCTGACCATCCGGTTTGGGAAGTCCTGGGATGACCTTGAAGATTTCAAACGTATCTTCTGGAAGTTGAAAAGTCCCATAGCTG AGTATTGTATGAAGCACTGGAAGGAGGACTGGTTCTTTGGCTACCAGTGTCTAAATGGCTCCAACCCCAGGATGATCCAGAGGTGCAAAAAGCTGCCGGAGAACTTCCCTGTTACCGCAGATATGGTGCAGAGCTCCATGGCTGACAGGACCAACTTGGACAAAGAACTGAAG GCAGGAAACATATACTTGTTAGACTATGCCATCATGGATGGGATTCCCAGTAACACAATCAAGGGAAACCCTCAGTACATCGCTGCTCCAATCTGTCTCCTGTACCAACACCCAGATGAAGGACTTATACCTATTGCTATACAG CTCGAGCAGACTCCAGGCCGGGACACGCCCATATTCCTGCCTAAAGATCCCCCTCTGGCCTGGCTGCTGGCTAAGATGTGGGTGCGTCACTCTGAGTTCCAGGTATTCCAGCTCCTGTCTCACCTACTTAGGACTCACCTGGTGGTAGAAGTGTTTTGTGTGGCCACTTTGAGACAGCTGCCTGCTGTACACCCCATTTACAAG CTCCTGGCACCTCATCAACGCTACACTCTAGAGATCAACTGTAGGGGGCGCACTCAGCTCATCTCTGCAAATGGCATCTTCAAACGA GTTGTGTCTACAGGTGGCGATGGCCTGTTAATTTTGGCCCAGAGGGAGTACAAGGTGTTGACCTACCGCTCCATTCAGCCGCTGTATGATTTCCGTGACAGAGGAGTGTCCCAGCTCCCCAACTATTTCTACAAAGACCATAGTCTGATGCTGTGGGAGGCCATACACAG TTTTGTCTCCAGTATGGTCAGCCTGTACTACCAGTCAGACCATGATGTGCAAGAAGACCTGGAGCTTCAGGCCTGGATCAGAGACATCGTCGAGGAAGGCTTCACAGAGCTCCCCAAATTTG GTTTGCCCAGTAAACTCAGCAGCACAGAGGAACTCTGCACACTGCTGGCAGTGGCTATCTTCACAAGCACAGCACAGCATGCTGCAACTAACAATGGACAG TTTGACTGGTGTGCCTGGGTTCCCAACACCCCCTGCACCATGAGACAACCGCCACCAACAGACAAAGATGCTGTGACCATGGACATGATTATGGCCACGCTTCCTGATGTCAGCCAGTCCTGTGTACAGATGGCCATCACATGGCATCTGGGACGGGCGCAACCAGATGCA ATTCCTTTGGGCCAGTACACAGAGGACCACTTCACCGAGCCCAAAGCTCTGGAGGTGATCGACAGGTTCAGAATGGAGTTGAAGGAGATAGAGAAACACATTCTGACTGAGAATGAAGGACTGGAGCTGCAGTACCTTTTTCTCCTGCCCAGTCGCATAGAAAACAGCATCACGATATAG